From a region of the Gordonia sp. PP30 genome:
- the rfbD gene encoding dTDP-4-dehydrorhamnose reductase codes for MSQRTVHLIGASGQLGTALRATAPAGAVVQPYTSDDIDLIRRLSVRDALAGLRSGDVVVNAAAYTAVDDAETDWDLAFRVNAHGPALLAEATAAAGARLVHLSTDYVFSAPPGWTVPLEPGDLDPEAEPESIYGASKLAGERAARAADPSSTVVRTAWVYTGGPDSPDFVGTMRRLEAGRPEISVVDDQRGSPTYVSDLARGLWELVGHVGAPSDTTAGADLHATGAGEATWFQLAQAVFAGLGADPGRVLPCTTDQFPRPAPRPAFSVLSGRSWAQAGLTPLRDWREALTEALESR; via the coding sequence ATGTCACAGCGCACCGTCCACCTGATCGGCGCCTCCGGGCAGCTCGGCACGGCTCTGCGAGCGACCGCCCCGGCTGGGGCCGTCGTGCAGCCGTACACCTCCGACGATATCGATCTGATCCGCCGCCTCTCGGTCCGCGACGCGCTGGCCGGTCTGCGTTCCGGCGACGTCGTCGTGAACGCGGCCGCCTACACCGCCGTCGACGACGCCGAGACCGACTGGGACCTGGCCTTCCGGGTGAACGCGCACGGTCCGGCTCTGCTGGCTGAGGCGACCGCCGCCGCGGGGGCCCGGCTGGTGCACCTGTCCACCGACTACGTGTTCAGCGCCCCGCCGGGGTGGACCGTGCCTCTGGAACCCGGCGATCTGGATCCGGAGGCCGAGCCGGAGTCGATCTACGGCGCGAGCAAGCTGGCGGGGGAGCGGGCGGCGCGGGCCGCCGATCCGTCGTCGACGGTGGTCCGCACCGCCTGGGTGTACACCGGCGGACCGGACTCGCCCGACTTCGTCGGCACCATGCGCCGCCTCGAAGCCGGCCGTCCGGAGATCTCGGTGGTCGACGACCAGCGCGGCTCGCCGACCTATGTGAGCGATCTCGCGCGCGGCCTGTGGGAGCTGGTCGGGCATGTCGGGGCACCCAGTGACACCACCGCCGGCGCGGATCTGCACGCCACGGGCGCGGGCGAGGCCACCTGGTTTCAGCTCGCGCAGGCCGTTTTCGCAGGTCTCGGCGCCGATCCGGGCCGTGTACTCCCGTGCACCACGGATCAATTCCCGCGTCCGGCGCCGCGCCCGGCGTTCTCCGTCCTCTCCGGACGGTCGTGGGCTCAGGCCGGTCTGACGCCGCTGCGCGACTGGCGCGAGGCCCTCACCGAGGCCCTCGAAAGCCGGTGA
- a CDS encoding O-methyltransferase gives MSDTSALAAYADSAILEDEALRAARARAAELGATTISPAAGALLSVLTRVAGAQHVAEIGTGVGVSGLWLLAGMPVSGVLTTIDPEPEHHRAARQAFADAGIAPGRTRLITGAPSDVLTRLADESYDVVFVDGPLLGYPAFVAEGVRILRPGGVLVLTDASAGGTIADRDVTDPRTLAVREAAQLIADDDRLLPAVVPVDTGLLVAAKAR, from the coding sequence ATGAGTGACACCTCCGCATTGGCCGCCTACGCGGACTCGGCGATCCTGGAAGACGAGGCGCTCCGTGCCGCGCGGGCGCGGGCCGCCGAACTCGGCGCGACGACGATCAGTCCCGCGGCCGGTGCGCTGCTCTCGGTGCTCACCCGCGTCGCCGGCGCCCAGCATGTCGCCGAGATCGGCACCGGGGTAGGTGTGAGCGGTCTGTGGCTGCTGGCCGGGATGCCGGTCAGCGGGGTGCTGACCACCATCGACCCCGAACCCGAGCACCACCGCGCCGCCCGCCAGGCGTTCGCCGATGCCGGGATCGCGCCCGGCCGCACCCGGCTCATCACCGGTGCCCCGTCGGACGTGCTCACCCGGCTCGCCGACGAGTCGTACGACGTCGTCTTCGTCGACGGCCCGCTGCTCGGCTATCCGGCGTTCGTCGCCGAGGGCGTCCGGATCCTGCGGCCCGGCGGCGTGCTGGTGCTGACCGATGCGTCGGCCGGGGGCACCATCGCCGACCGCGACGTGACCGATCCGCGGACGCTCGCGGTTCGCGAGGCCGCGCAGCTGATCGCCGACGACGACCGCCTGCTGCCCGCGGTCGTCCCGGTGGACACCGGCCTGCTGGTCGCCGCGAAGGCGCGGTAG
- a CDS encoding NDP-sugar synthase, with product MAPESQNPRSQNPDVQALILVGGKGTRLRPLTLSAPKPMLPTAGVPFLTHLIARIREAGVTDIVLGTSYQAEVFSEYYGDGADLGVRLTYVTEKEALGTGGGIRNVYDSLTADTVLVFNGDVLGGTDIREVLDTHRTSGAEVTLHLVQVGDPRAFGCVPTDGDGRVTAFLEKTQDPPTNQINAGTYVFRRSVIGEIPTGRPVSVEREVFPRLLAEGRHIQGHVDGAYWRDMGTPEDFVRGSADLVRGIAPSPVLDGERGESLVKEGAHVAADAVLVGGTVVGADAQIGPGARLDGAVIFDGAIIEAGAAIERSIVGFGARVGRGALIRDTVIGDQAHIGNRCELLRGARVWPGVQIPEAGIRFSTDV from the coding sequence GTGGCTCCCGAATCCCAGAATCCCAGGTCCCAGAATCCCGATGTGCAGGCCCTGATCCTGGTGGGCGGCAAGGGAACCCGGCTGCGGCCGCTGACCCTGTCGGCGCCCAAGCCGATGCTGCCGACCGCCGGGGTGCCGTTCCTGACCCATCTGATCGCGCGTATCCGTGAGGCCGGGGTCACCGACATCGTGCTGGGCACGTCGTACCAGGCGGAGGTGTTCTCCGAGTACTACGGCGACGGTGCCGACCTCGGGGTACGGCTGACGTACGTCACCGAGAAGGAGGCGCTCGGCACCGGCGGCGGCATCCGCAACGTGTACGACTCGCTGACCGCCGACACCGTCCTGGTGTTCAACGGCGACGTCCTCGGCGGCACCGACATCCGCGAGGTGCTCGACACCCATCGCACCTCCGGGGCCGAGGTCACGCTGCACCTGGTGCAGGTCGGCGACCCGCGGGCCTTCGGCTGCGTGCCGACCGACGGCGACGGGCGCGTCACCGCGTTCCTGGAGAAGACGCAGGACCCGCCCACCAACCAGATCAACGCCGGCACCTACGTGTTCCGCCGCTCGGTGATCGGCGAGATCCCCACCGGCCGGCCGGTGTCGGTGGAGCGCGAGGTGTTCCCGCGGCTGCTCGCCGAGGGCCGCCACATCCAGGGCCACGTCGACGGCGCCTACTGGCGCGACATGGGCACCCCGGAGGACTTCGTCCGCGGCTCGGCCGACCTGGTGCGCGGCATCGCGCCGTCGCCGGTGCTCGACGGCGAGCGCGGGGAATCGCTGGTCAAGGAGGGGGCGCACGTCGCCGCCGATGCCGTTCTGGTCGGTGGCACGGTGGTCGGCGCCGACGCGCAGATCGGTCCGGGTGCGCGGCTCGACGGCGCGGTGATCTTCGACGGCGCCATCATCGAGGCGGGCGCGGCGATCGAGCGCAGCATCGTCGGCTTCGGTGCCCGCGTGGGCCGCGGCGCCCTGATCCGCGACACGGTGATCGGCGACCAGGCCCACATCGGCAACCGTTGCGAGCTGCTGCGCGGCGCGCGCGTGTGGCCCGGCGTGCAGATCCCGGAGGCCGGAATCCGCTTCTCGACCGACGTGTAG
- a CDS encoding lytic murein transglycosylase — protein MLAGATASSSSSPAAAYTVASVTVPTAGDASAVAASVPADATQLYGFAPPAEAAPAANPQFRIAADLPSGPLGIPGVVLQAYKLAATRVAAESPQCKLPWYLLAGIGRIESGHADGGDVDAYGNTRVKIRGPVLDGSLAGNAVIHDSDGGRLDGDAGHDRAMGPMQFIPSTWASWGSDANGDGKADPDNIFDATYSAGRYLCAGVTDIMSSSNKVAAVLRYNRSMAYVNNVLGWAAAYATGVIPTGGIPEMSHAPATKTDAKKKPGDKTKPGETTKPGDGSTAPSTTTPTPTPPPQNCLGALCLPPGIGPAPQPQPKAPKSAAPKSKAPQAKQPTTKKPTAKTTVQPR, from the coding sequence ATGCTCGCGGGCGCGACCGCCAGTTCCTCCAGCTCACCGGCCGCCGCCTACACCGTAGCCAGCGTGACCGTTCCCACCGCCGGCGACGCGTCGGCCGTCGCCGCGTCGGTCCCGGCGGATGCCACCCAGTTGTACGGCTTCGCGCCGCCCGCCGAGGCCGCGCCCGCCGCGAACCCGCAGTTCCGGATCGCGGCGGACCTGCCCAGCGGCCCGCTGGGCATCCCCGGCGTGGTGCTGCAGGCCTACAAGCTGGCCGCCACCCGCGTCGCCGCGGAGAGCCCGCAGTGCAAGCTGCCCTGGTACCTGCTCGCCGGGATCGGCCGCATCGAGTCCGGTCACGCCGACGGCGGCGACGTGGACGCGTACGGCAACACCCGCGTCAAGATCCGCGGACCCGTGCTCGACGGTTCACTCGCCGGCAACGCGGTGATCCACGACAGCGACGGCGGCCGCCTGGACGGCGACGCCGGACACGACCGCGCGATGGGCCCGATGCAGTTCATTCCCAGCACCTGGGCGTCGTGGGGCTCGGACGCCAACGGCGACGGCAAGGCCGACCCGGACAACATCTTCGACGCCACCTACTCGGCGGGCCGCTACCTGTGCGCCGGCGTCACCGACATCATGTCGAGCAGCAACAAGGTCGCCGCCGTGCTGCGCTACAACCGCTCGATGGCCTACGTGAACAACGTCCTCGGCTGGGCCGCGGCCTACGCCACCGGCGTGATCCCCACCGGCGGCATCCCGGAGATGAGCCACGCACCGGCGACCAAGACCGACGCGAAGAAGAAGCCCGGCGACAAGACCAAGCCGGGCGAGACCACCAAGCCGGGTGACGGCTCCACCGCGCCGTCGACCACGACGCCCACGCCCACGCCGCCCCCGCAGAACTGCCTCGGCGCACTCTGCCTGCCGCCGGGCATCGGCCCCGCTCCCCAGCCCCAGCCGAAGGCCCCGAAGAGCGCCGCCCCCAAGTCGAAGGCCCCGCAGGCCAAGCAGCCGACCACCAAGAAGCCGACGGCCAAGACCACCGTCCAGCCGCGCTGA
- the sigE gene encoding RNA polymerase sigma factor SigE: MKQVRHSGQGSSPFAGTAGFDETGDAALMPSWEDLVAEHADRVYRLAYRLCGNQHDAEDLTQETFIRVFRSLHNYQPGTFEGWLHRITTNLFLDMVRRRNKIRMETLETGYERISADTPDPQQAYADASLDPDLQQALDALAPEFRAAVVLCDIEGLSYEEIAATMGVKKGTVRSRIHRGRQGIREFLLARGHTGSRSVAVGSDA; the protein is encoded by the coding sequence GTGAAGCAGGTTCGACACAGCGGGCAGGGGTCTTCGCCGTTCGCCGGTACCGCCGGATTCGACGAGACGGGCGACGCCGCGCTGATGCCGTCGTGGGAGGACCTGGTCGCCGAGCACGCCGACCGCGTCTACCGGCTCGCGTACCGGCTGTGCGGCAATCAGCACGACGCCGAGGATCTGACCCAGGAGACGTTCATCCGGGTGTTCCGCTCGCTGCACAACTATCAGCCGGGCACCTTCGAGGGCTGGCTGCACCGCATCACGACCAATCTCTTCCTGGACATGGTGCGGCGCCGCAACAAGATCCGGATGGAGACGCTGGAGACCGGCTACGAGCGCATCAGCGCCGACACGCCCGACCCGCAGCAGGCGTACGCCGATGCGAGCCTGGACCCGGATCTGCAGCAGGCGCTCGACGCGCTGGCGCCCGAGTTCCGCGCCGCCGTGGTGCTCTGTGACATCGAGGGTCTGTCGTACGAGGAGATCGCCGCGACCATGGGCGTCAAGAAGGGGACGGTGCGCAGCCGGATCCATCGTGGACGCCAGGGAATCCGGGAGTTCCTGCTCGCGCGCGGTCACACCGGCAGTCGTTCGGTGGCTGTCGGCAGCGATGCCTGA
- a CDS encoding zf-HC2 domain-containing protein, translating into MGDERSSRPGRWAPVGATFAPNPEYRAGRAFGSTDHLAADAVVAYVDGVLSASAQGRAERHLALCTQCAAEVAAQAGARSVLRASRDVSAPMDLIGQLSKIPTREIDVRDLDRRSR; encoded by the coding sequence GTGGGTGACGAGCGTTCCTCGCGGCCCGGGCGCTGGGCGCCGGTGGGTGCCACGTTCGCGCCCAACCCCGAATACCGCGCCGGTCGTGCGTTCGGTTCCACCGATCACCTCGCCGCCGACGCCGTCGTCGCGTATGTCGACGGCGTGCTGAGCGCGTCCGCCCAGGGGCGGGCCGAACGGCATCTCGCACTGTGCACACAGTGCGCCGCCGAGGTCGCCGCGCAGGCCGGTGCCCGGTCGGTCCTGAGAGCCAGTCGCGACGTGTCCGCGCCCATGGATCTGATCGGCCAGCTCAGCAAGATCCCGACCCGCGAGATCGATGTGCGGGACCTCGACCGCCGGAGCCGCTGA
- a CDS encoding trypsin-like peptidase domain-containing protein, producing the protein MTAVPSRVTRPPVPEQVAAVFGRPPGVEDSFGNRSSTPVPQPQIAPPDPVLAEAFGRPAGAADTLQRDPYATYGAPEGEAEPEDPWRDPASAARLDGPALRASTGEPVLTAGPKLGVRDLLFGDRVHWWALVSLALVAVLIGLGGGLLGRWTAEVIPPRNTNAVELHVDHSKADSGDVAQVAKAFAPAVVMIEVRTAGGGGTGSGFVVDKLGYIVTNNHVISQAANDKEAKLEVVFDDHSRVPARIVGRDIRTDIAVLKVDNVENITVAKLGDSSKLEIGQPVIAFGAPLGLDRTVTTGIVSAVDRAVPLRPDADSDTDAVINAIQTDAAINPGNSGGPLVDGKGRVVGVNTAAAVTGGGSIGLGFAIPINEAIPVVDTLIKDGKIHHPQIGVSAATVRNDQVFGAQVKSIADGSPAARAGLKEGDVITKWNGKPIEGADELTVAVRKSKIGGEVKFTYWRDGRTFDGTITPASD; encoded by the coding sequence GTGACCGCTGTGCCGTCACGGGTGACCCGTCCGCCGGTGCCGGAGCAGGTCGCCGCCGTGTTCGGTCGTCCGCCCGGCGTCGAGGACTCGTTCGGCAACCGGTCGTCGACGCCCGTACCGCAGCCGCAGATCGCCCCGCCGGACCCGGTGCTCGCCGAAGCCTTCGGCCGGCCGGCCGGCGCGGCCGACACCCTGCAGCGTGACCCCTACGCCACCTACGGCGCACCGGAGGGTGAGGCCGAACCGGAGGATCCGTGGCGCGATCCGGCGAGCGCCGCGCGGCTCGACGGGCCGGCGCTGCGCGCATCGACCGGCGAACCGGTCCTCACCGCCGGTCCCAAGCTGGGCGTGCGGGATCTGCTGTTCGGCGACCGTGTGCACTGGTGGGCGCTGGTCTCCCTGGCGCTCGTCGCGGTGCTGATCGGTCTCGGCGGCGGCCTGCTCGGCCGCTGGACCGCCGAGGTGATCCCGCCGCGCAACACCAATGCGGTGGAGCTGCACGTCGACCACAGCAAGGCCGATTCCGGCGACGTCGCCCAGGTGGCCAAGGCGTTCGCCCCCGCCGTCGTGATGATCGAGGTCCGCACCGCGGGCGGCGGTGGTACCGGCTCCGGGTTCGTGGTCGACAAGCTCGGCTACATCGTCACCAACAACCACGTGATCAGCCAGGCCGCCAACGACAAGGAGGCCAAGCTGGAGGTGGTCTTCGACGACCACAGCCGGGTGCCGGCCCGCATCGTCGGCCGCGACATCCGCACCGACATCGCGGTGCTCAAGGTCGACAACGTCGAGAACATCACGGTCGCCAAGCTCGGCGACTCGTCGAAGCTGGAGATCGGGCAGCCGGTGATCGCGTTCGGCGCGCCCCTCGGGCTCGACCGCACCGTCACCACCGGCATCGTCAGCGCCGTCGACCGGGCCGTGCCGCTGCGGCCGGACGCCGACTCCGACACCGACGCGGTGATCAACGCCATTCAGACCGACGCGGCGATCAACCCCGGCAACTCCGGTGGACCGCTGGTGGACGGTAAGGGCCGCGTGGTCGGCGTCAATACCGCCGCGGCGGTGACCGGCGGCGGCTCCATCGGCCTGGGCTTCGCGATCCCGATCAACGAGGCGATCCCGGTGGTCGACACGCTGATCAAGGACGGCAAGATCCACCATCCGCAGATCGGTGTCAGCGCCGCCACGGTCCGCAACGACCAGGTGTTCGGCGCCCAGGTCAAGAGCATCGCCGACGGCAGCCCCGCTGCCCGCGCCGGGCTCAAGGAGGGCGACGTGATCACCAAGTGGAACGGCAAGCCGATCGAGGGCGCTGACGAATTGACGGTCGCCGTCCGGAAGTCGAAGATCGGTGGCGAGGTGAAGTTCACCTACTGGCGCGACGGCCGCACCTTCGACGGCACCATCACGCCGGCGAGCGACTAG
- a CDS encoding LCP family protein has protein sequence MEERREGRARAEGARAGRAAPRPRTTPTSTRGTGTTKRKTNTSAEIHTRRRTSAERGRPERTAGTRENAGRPARARRPARPTPRPAAGRGGPPRGPRTFLARLTGGRPGAALPIGRGLIALITAVVLIVTGVAWNRIASLNSAVTLLGGLGLGGGSDGAVDILLVGTDSRVDAKGNPLSPDELKWLRVGDDITTSTDTILLIRIPNDGSGATAISIPRDSYVEVPGLGMSKINAAYGATREQVRRTEVESGTAEAKAEADGTKAGRKALIESVAGLTGVTVDHYAEVGLLGFALLTDAVGGVDVCLKNAVNEPLSGAHFKAGRQTLNGPKALSFVRQRHDLPRGDLDRITRQQVYMASLAQKILSTKTLTNPGKLTELEHAVSRSVVIDDGWDVVKLAEQMKDLTGGNVKFTTIPVVSEHGWSDDGTQSVVEVDPKQVQTFVDRQLGKASTVKTGRGAYQVDVVNAGTVDGLAANVSGLLTAKGYREGATSSKPMNEFNSIVFAKDPDGDGAKQLVKDLGGDIEIRKDTSLPDDRLRAVLTNTYTGTGAIWNTGPQGDNANDQTSGASDGEVKATPAIKADTNGPVCVN, from the coding sequence GTGGAAGAACGACGCGAAGGCCGCGCCCGGGCCGAGGGTGCCCGCGCCGGACGCGCCGCACCCCGGCCGCGGACCACGCCGACCTCGACCCGCGGCACCGGAACCACCAAACGCAAGACGAACACGTCGGCCGAGATCCACACCCGCCGCCGCACCTCCGCCGAACGCGGCCGGCCCGAACGCACGGCGGGCACACGCGAGAACGCGGGCCGTCCGGCGCGCGCCCGCCGCCCGGCCCGGCCCACCCCGCGGCCCGCGGCCGGCCGCGGTGGACCGCCGCGCGGACCACGCACCTTCCTCGCCCGCCTGACCGGCGGCCGCCCGGGCGCGGCGCTGCCGATCGGTCGCGGACTCATCGCACTGATCACCGCCGTCGTCCTGATCGTCACCGGCGTCGCCTGGAACCGGATCGCGAGCCTCAACTCGGCGGTCACCCTGCTGGGCGGCCTGGGCCTGGGCGGCGGCAGCGACGGCGCCGTCGACATCCTGCTGGTCGGCACCGACTCGCGCGTCGACGCCAAGGGCAACCCACTCTCGCCGGACGAACTCAAGTGGTTGCGCGTCGGCGACGACATCACCACCTCCACCGACACGATCCTCCTGATCCGGATCCCCAACGACGGCTCCGGCGCGACGGCCATCTCCATCCCGCGTGACTCGTACGTCGAGGTCCCCGGCCTCGGCATGAGCAAGATCAACGCCGCGTACGGCGCCACCCGCGAGCAGGTGCGGCGCACCGAGGTGGAGAGCGGCACCGCCGAGGCCAAGGCGGAGGCCGACGGCACCAAGGCCGGCCGCAAGGCCCTCATCGAGTCGGTCGCCGGCCTCACCGGCGTCACGGTCGACCACTACGCCGAGGTCGGCCTGCTCGGCTTCGCGCTGCTGACCGACGCGGTCGGCGGCGTCGACGTCTGCCTGAAGAACGCCGTGAACGAGCCGCTCTCCGGCGCTCATTTCAAGGCCGGACGGCAGACCCTGAACGGGCCGAAGGCGCTGAGCTTCGTGCGCCAGCGGCACGACCTGCCGCGCGGCGACCTGGATCGCATCACCCGCCAGCAGGTGTACATGGCCTCGCTCGCGCAGAAGATCCTGTCCACCAAGACGCTCACGAACCCCGGCAAGCTGACCGAGCTGGAGCACGCCGTGTCCCGGTCGGTCGTGATCGACGACGGCTGGGACGTGGTGAAGCTCGCCGAGCAGATGAAGGACCTGACCGGCGGCAACGTCAAATTCACCACCATCCCGGTGGTCAGCGAGCATGGCTGGAGCGACGACGGCACGCAGAGCGTGGTCGAGGTGGATCCGAAGCAGGTCCAGACCTTCGTCGACCGCCAGCTCGGCAAGGCGTCGACCGTGAAGACCGGTCGCGGCGCCTACCAGGTGGACGTGGTCAACGCGGGCACCGTCGACGGCCTCGCCGCGAACGTCTCGGGTCTGCTCACCGCCAAGGGCTACCGCGAGGGCGCGACGTCGAGCAAGCCGATGAACGAGTTCAACTCGATCGTCTTCGCCAAGGACCCCGACGGTGACGGCGCCAAGCAGCTGGTGAAGGACCTCGGCGGGGACATCGAGATCCGGAAGGACACCTCGCTCCCGGACGACCGGCTGCGCGCGGTCCTGACCAACACCTACACCGGTACCGGGGCCATCTGGAACACCGGACCGCAGGGCGACAACGCCAACGACCAGACGTCCGGCGCCTCCGACGGCGAGGTGAAGGCCACCCCGGCCATCAAGGCCGACACCAACGGCCCGGTGTGCGTGAACTGA
- a CDS encoding glycosyltransferase family 2 protein, with product MTSGPDAAGRGDAEPVAVVTVTYSSGEYLHSFLRTLGAATTRPVQVVIADNGSTDGAPEEAAAQRPEVTLVHTGGNLGYGGGMNRGIAEIAPEVEFVVIANPDVEWTPGSLDELLDAARRWPRAGALGPLITEPDGTVYPSARRVPDLVSGSGHAILGTIWPGNPWTVAYRNENDDVTERPVGWLSGSCLLVRRAAFDSIGGFDSRYFMFMEDVDLGDRLAKAGWLNVFVPSARVMHAKSHSVSKHPERMLTAHHDSAYRFQADRHPGARWAPVRWALRGGLAVRRRIAVASALRELRAAEQQSTAAREG from the coding sequence GTGACTTCTGGACCCGACGCCGCCGGACGCGGCGACGCCGAGCCCGTCGCCGTGGTGACCGTGACGTATTCGTCCGGGGAGTATCTGCATAGCTTCCTGCGCACGCTGGGCGCCGCCACGACGCGCCCGGTGCAGGTGGTGATCGCCGACAACGGCAGCACCGACGGTGCGCCCGAGGAGGCCGCGGCGCAGCGGCCCGAGGTGACCCTGGTGCACACCGGCGGCAATCTCGGCTACGGCGGCGGCATGAACCGCGGCATCGCGGAGATCGCCCCGGAGGTGGAGTTCGTGGTGATCGCGAATCCGGACGTCGAATGGACGCCCGGATCGCTGGACGAGTTGCTCGACGCGGCGCGCCGCTGGCCCCGCGCCGGAGCCCTCGGCCCGCTGATCACCGAGCCCGACGGCACCGTCTACCCGTCGGCGCGGCGGGTCCCGGACCTGGTGTCCGGGTCCGGTCACGCGATCCTGGGCACGATCTGGCCGGGCAACCCCTGGACGGTCGCCTACCGCAACGAGAACGACGACGTCACCGAGCGGCCGGTCGGCTGGCTGTCCGGCTCGTGCCTGCTGGTGCGCCGGGCCGCGTTCGACTCGATCGGCGGCTTCGACTCGCGCTACTTCATGTTCATGGAGGACGTCGACCTCGGTGACCGGCTGGCCAAGGCCGGCTGGCTCAACGTCTTCGTCCCCTCGGCGCGGGTGATGCACGCCAAGAGCCACTCGGTGTCCAAGCACCCCGAGCGGATGCTCACCGCGCACCACGACAGTGCGTACCGATTCCAGGCCGACCGCCATCCCGGTGCCCGCTGGGCACCGGTGCGCTGGGCACTGCGCGGCGGCCTCGCCGTGCGCCGGCGCATCGCCGTCGCCTCCGCTCTCCGAGAACTGCGCGCCGCCGAGCAGCAGTCGACCGCCGCAAGAGAAGGGTGA
- a CDS encoding Mrp/NBP35 family ATP-binding protein, with translation MTSAALPTESAVRSALSKVSDPEIGRPITDLGMVKSVAVADDGTVDVGVYLTTAGCPMKTKISENVVSAVSDVPGVGQVRVELDVMNDEQRTALRKQLRGDRPEAEIPFAKPGNLTRVYAVASGKGGVGKSSVTVNLAAALAARGLSVGVLDADIYGHSVPRMLGSDARPTQVESMIMPPISHDVKFISIGQFTDGNTPVTWRGPMLHRALQQFLADVYWGDLDVLLLDLPPGTGDVAISIAQLIPGAEILVVTTPQQAAAEVAERAGSIALQTKQKVLGVVENMSWMELPDGSRMEPFGSGGGARVAESLSRLIGAPVELLGQVPLEQDLREGGDAGTPVVLSSPDSASGTALRAVADKLAVRKRGLAGMSLGIDTVRH, from the coding sequence GTGACTAGTGCAGCCCTCCCCACCGAGTCCGCCGTCCGTTCGGCGCTGAGCAAGGTCTCCGATCCGGAGATCGGCCGGCCGATCACCGACCTCGGCATGGTCAAATCGGTGGCCGTCGCCGACGACGGCACCGTCGACGTCGGCGTCTACCTGACCACCGCGGGCTGCCCGATGAAGACCAAGATCAGCGAGAACGTGGTCTCGGCCGTCTCCGACGTCCCCGGCGTCGGACAGGTGCGCGTCGAGCTGGACGTGATGAACGACGAGCAGCGCACCGCGCTGCGCAAGCAGCTGCGCGGTGACCGCCCCGAGGCGGAGATCCCGTTCGCCAAGCCCGGCAATCTGACCCGGGTGTACGCGGTCGCCTCCGGCAAGGGCGGTGTCGGCAAGTCGAGCGTCACGGTGAACCTGGCGGCCGCCCTCGCCGCCCGCGGTCTGTCGGTCGGCGTGCTCGACGCCGACATCTACGGCCACAGCGTGCCCCGGATGCTCGGCAGCGACGCCCGGCCGACACAGGTCGAGTCGATGATCATGCCGCCGATCAGCCATGACGTGAAGTTCATCTCGATCGGACAGTTCACCGACGGCAACACCCCGGTCACCTGGCGCGGCCCGATGCTGCACCGCGCGCTGCAGCAATTCCTCGCCGACGTCTACTGGGGCGACCTGGACGTGCTGCTCCTCGACCTCCCGCCGGGCACCGGCGACGTCGCCATCTCGATCGCCCAGCTGATCCCGGGCGCGGAGATCCTGGTGGTCACCACCCCGCAGCAGGCCGCCGCCGAGGTCGCCGAGCGGGCCGGGTCGATCGCGCTGCAGACCAAGCAGAAGGTGCTCGGCGTGGTGGAGAACATGTCGTGGATGGAGCTCCCCGACGGCTCCCGGATGGAGCCCTTCGGTTCCGGCGGCGGCGCGCGGGTCGCCGAGAGCCTCAGCCGGCTGATCGGCGCACCGGTGGAACTCCTCGGTCAGGTGCCGCTGGAACAAGATCTGCGCGAGGGCGGCGACGCCGGCACCCCGGTGGTGCTGTCGTCCCCAGACTCGGCGTCCGGGACGGCGCTGCGGGCCGTCGCCGACAAGCTCGCCGTCCGCAAGCGCGGGCTGGCCGGGATGAGCCTGGGCATCGACACCGTCCGCCACTGA
- the tatB gene encoding Sec-independent protein translocase protein TatB, whose amino-acid sequence MFSSIGWGEVLILLVAALVILGPERLPGAITWTVQSLKKARDYATGASQDLQEQMGTDFDSLREPLQQLNELRQMTPKALVTKHLFDGDASTLDSLESSVRDSLSISGTAPANPHPQPDAADVDRLERATQADPGRLNGDVPAPPKPSGTPRRHDVADWDAT is encoded by the coding sequence ATGTTCAGCAGTATCGGGTGGGGCGAGGTCCTCATCCTGCTCGTCGCCGCTCTGGTCATCCTCGGTCCGGAACGCCTCCCCGGCGCCATCACCTGGACCGTGCAGTCGCTGAAGAAGGCGCGCGACTACGCGACGGGCGCCTCCCAGGACCTGCAGGAGCAGATGGGCACCGACTTCGATTCGCTCCGCGAGCCGCTGCAGCAACTCAACGAACTGCGCCAGATGACGCCGAAAGCGCTCGTCACCAAGCATCTGTTCGACGGCGACGCGTCGACGCTCGATTCGCTGGAGTCCTCGGTCCGCGACTCGCTCAGCATCAGCGGCACCGCCCCGGCCAACCCGCATCCGCAGCCGGACGCCGCCGACGTCGACCGCCTGGAGCGCGCGACACAGGCCGATCCGGGCCGGCTGAACGGCGACGTCCCCGCTCCGCCGAAACCCTCGGGCACCCCGCGTCGCCACGACGTCGCCGACTGGGACGCCACGTAG